One part of the Nocardioides zeae genome encodes these proteins:
- a CDS encoding TrmH family RNA methyltransferase, whose product MATFVEVEEADDPRLADYRDLRDVTLRKHVEAEHGLFLAEGEKVVRRAVEAGYTPRSFLMAPRWLDGLADVLATTDAPCFVLSERLAEEVTGFHVHRGALASLERRPLPSLDEVLAGARSVLVLEEIVDHTNVGAVLRSGAALGFDAVLLAPRCADPLYRRAVKVAMGAVFSLPWTRLPDWYDALPRLASYGFTTVALTLADDAVDLEDAVRGVDKIALVLGSEGHGISPRWQATADRRAIIPMHRGIDSLNVAAASAVACYVASRR is encoded by the coding sequence ATGGCGACCTTCGTCGAGGTCGAGGAGGCCGACGACCCCCGGCTCGCGGACTACCGCGACCTGCGGGACGTCACCCTCCGCAAGCACGTCGAGGCCGAGCACGGGCTCTTCCTCGCCGAGGGGGAGAAGGTCGTGCGACGTGCGGTCGAGGCCGGCTACACGCCGCGCTCCTTCCTCATGGCGCCCCGCTGGCTGGACGGCCTCGCCGACGTGCTCGCCACCACCGACGCGCCGTGCTTCGTGCTCTCGGAGCGGCTGGCCGAGGAGGTGACGGGCTTCCACGTGCACCGCGGCGCGCTGGCGTCGCTGGAGCGGCGGCCGCTGCCGTCCCTCGACGAGGTGCTGGCCGGCGCGCGGTCGGTGCTCGTGCTGGAGGAGATCGTCGACCACACCAACGTCGGCGCGGTGCTCCGCAGCGGCGCGGCCCTCGGCTTCGACGCGGTGCTCCTCGCCCCGCGCTGCGCCGACCCGCTCTACCGGCGGGCCGTCAAGGTCGCGATGGGCGCCGTCTTCTCGCTCCCGTGGACCCGCCTGCCGGACTGGTACGACGCGCTGCCGCGGCTCGCGTCGTACGGGTTCACCACCGTCGCGCTGACCCTGGCCGACGACGCCGTCGACCTCGAGGACGCCGTGCGCGGCGTCGACAAGATCGCCCTCGTGCTGGGCTCGGAGGGCCACGGCATCTCGCCCCGCTGGCAGGCCACCGCCGACCGCCGGGCGATCATCCCGATGCACCGCGGCATCGACTCGCTCAACGTGGCCGCGGCCAGCGCGGTCGCCTGCTACGTCGCGTCGCGCCGCTGA